The following are encoded in a window of Haladaptatus sp. R4 genomic DNA:
- a CDS encoding extracellular solute-binding protein: protein MPKATDSSVGDATDETVTSTPDEDGYSRRGFMETAASMGAAGAAVGLSGCTEQFGGSGGNSKTKGEKDFIFWTMRGYIPEVTKNIKQAAKGFEKYSDSPVNVSTNVIVWNQVFPKWNASIQGRTTPNVSEMANEHAVNFGSLGATAPVTDIYDSYDDWYGPMEAWASWDDKKWGVPWFVETRPMYYRKDLLEKAGHSKPPKDWKELVKIGKDVVKETGNPGYIEPGARDFTTGQHTFAYTANAGGKFYSKKDGKWQVELDSAGSLFGHLFYASLKKAWNLTADGWTSQDSSATDKFFRERDAGMAHLGAEDARLARTKEHAGLRDNVGIQPMPEGPLGKQWSFRGGSCLSPFTNDVSKHDVGDLSNEFVKYMMQPDNQSDYFAASAPVFMPVRKSQEQMDLFTKNPTKLPDDWLDAFVTQAQETRRYGVYGGGQDTPFLGSVEGSTTGYSQAISAILGSNKDPKEALVGMANNVRNEANKKLDYTLKSKSEKPSLDDAPKEVQDWITGSNNTPKIWNPYE from the coding sequence ATGCCGAAGGCAACTGATTCATCGGTCGGCGACGCTACTGACGAGACGGTAACCAGTACCCCCGACGAGGATGGCTACTCCCGGCGCGGTTTCATGGAGACTGCTGCATCCATGGGTGCGGCCGGTGCCGCAGTCGGATTGTCCGGATGTACTGAACAGTTCGGCGGTAGCGGCGGTAATAGCAAAACGAAGGGTGAAAAGGACTTCATCTTCTGGACGATGCGCGGATACATCCCTGAAGTGACGAAGAACATCAAGCAGGCCGCCAAGGGCTTCGAAAAATACTCGGATTCGCCGGTCAACGTCTCGACGAACGTCATCGTGTGGAATCAGGTGTTCCCGAAGTGGAACGCGTCCATTCAGGGACGAACGACGCCGAACGTCTCGGAGATGGCCAACGAACACGCCGTGAACTTCGGAAGTCTCGGTGCGACGGCACCCGTCACGGACATTTACGATTCGTACGACGACTGGTACGGGCCGATGGAAGCGTGGGCCAGTTGGGACGACAAGAAGTGGGGCGTCCCGTGGTTCGTCGAGACGCGACCGATGTACTATCGGAAGGACCTCCTCGAAAAGGCGGGTCACAGCAAACCGCCGAAGGACTGGAAGGAACTCGTTAAAATCGGGAAAGACGTGGTCAAGGAAACCGGAAATCCGGGGTACATCGAACCCGGCGCTCGCGACTTCACGACCGGTCAACACACGTTCGCGTACACCGCAAACGCGGGCGGGAAGTTCTACAGCAAGAAGGACGGGAAGTGGCAGGTGGAACTCGATTCGGCCGGATCCCTGTTCGGCCACCTGTTCTACGCCAGCCTGAAGAAGGCGTGGAATCTCACGGCCGATGGTTGGACGAGCCAGGATTCGAGCGCGACGGACAAGTTCTTCCGGGAGCGAGACGCCGGGATGGCGCACCTCGGCGCGGAGGACGCGCGTCTCGCCCGGACGAAGGAACACGCCGGCCTTCGGGATAACGTGGGTATCCAACCGATGCCCGAGGGACCGTTGGGCAAACAGTGGTCGTTCCGCGGCGGTTCCTGTCTCAGCCCGTTCACCAATGACGTCTCCAAACACGATGTCGGGGACCTCTCGAACGAGTTCGTGAAGTACATGATGCAACCGGACAACCAGTCCGACTACTTCGCGGCGTCCGCACCCGTCTTCATGCCGGTACGGAAGAGTCAGGAGCAGATGGACCTATTCACGAAGAATCCGACGAAGCTTCCCGACGACTGGCTTGACGCGTTCGTCACACAAGCACAGGAGACTCGGCGATACGGCGTCTACGGTGGCGGACAGGACACGCCGTTCCTCGGGTCGGTCGAAGGTTCGACGACTGGATATAGCCAAGCGATTTCAGCCATCCTGGGCTCGAATAAGGATCCGAAGGAAGCGTTGGTCGGCATGGCCAACAACGTTCGGAACGAGGCGAACAAGAAGCTAGACTACACGCTCAAGAGCAAGTCCGAGAAACCGAGCCTCGACGATGCCCCGAAGGAGGTGCAGGATTGGATCACCGGTTCCAACAACACGCCGAAGATCTGGAATCCCTACGAATGA
- a CDS encoding ThuA domain-containing protein: MTDQTSVLLIGENTFPFHEFDEMAPRIENALGDNVAVTRTTDRNALRSLDDYDVLADYLTDSTFTSAQRDGLTSFVADGGGYLGIHCAADITSTHDGSGGIDHRDEPFPELRELLGGHFIGHPEQSTFRVDIVDIDHPVTEGVEDFEVFDEPYTVDYDEDAIRVLARMDHPDLDDYPVAWVRSVGNGNVCYVSLGHTAEAFENPQYRRLLRNAVRCVSA; this comes from the coding sequence ATGACCGATCAGACCAGCGTGCTCCTCATCGGGGAGAACACGTTTCCCTTCCACGAATTTGATGAGATGGCACCACGTATCGAGAATGCTCTCGGGGACAACGTTGCCGTGACTCGAACGACAGATCGAAATGCCCTGCGCAGCCTCGACGACTACGACGTCCTTGCCGACTACCTCACCGACAGTACCTTTACCAGCGCTCAGCGAGACGGTCTCACGTCTTTCGTCGCGGACGGTGGCGGTTATCTTGGGATACACTGTGCCGCGGACATCACCAGTACCCACGACGGGTCCGGTGGCATCGACCACCGGGACGAACCGTTCCCAGAACTCCGGGAGTTGCTTGGCGGGCACTTTATCGGACATCCGGAGCAATCGACGTTTCGCGTCGATATCGTCGACATCGATCACCCAGTCACTGAGGGGGTCGAGGATTTCGAAGTGTTCGATGAGCCGTACACAGTCGATTACGACGAGGACGCGATACGCGTGCTCGCCCGGATGGACCACCCCGACCTAGACGACTATCCGGTCGCGTGGGTACGGTCGGTCGGCAACGGAAATGTTTGCTACGTCTCACTCGGACACACTGCCGAGGCATTCGAAAACCCCCAGTACAGACGCCTCCTTCGAAACGCTGTCCGATGCGTGAGCGCCTGA
- a CDS encoding ABC transporter ATP-binding protein: protein MGRIVFDSVQKVYGSKTVAVDNFELEVADGEFLTLVGPSGSGKSTTLRMLAGLEEITAGEISIDDEVVNFLPPRDRDIAMVFQNYALYPHLSVRENLAFGLKRSTTLDKGEINRRVEETADLLGIPELLDNKPRQLSGGQKQRVATGRAIVREPEVFLFDEPLSNLDAKLRKHMRTELNRIQQELGTTTIYVTHDQEEAMTMSDRIAILNHGELQQVGSPREVYNDPTNLFVAQFIGSPSMNIFNGIVEDRQGVSRFTGQIDHVLSDDIAGKAERTASNRFVLGIRPEDLELCESSHRNASAVTVELVEPLGRDNLLYFEPSAMEADVDEEREYVMFVPPDVNPDVGDEVHITFEVDDIHLFDEETGDNLLVEGRTQREDPPVR, encoded by the coding sequence ATGGGACGAATAGTTTTCGATTCCGTTCAAAAGGTCTACGGCAGCAAAACGGTTGCCGTCGATAATTTCGAACTCGAGGTCGCCGACGGAGAATTCCTGACGTTAGTCGGGCCGAGCGGTTCGGGCAAATCGACGACACTCCGGATGCTCGCCGGGCTTGAAGAGATAACGGCTGGGGAGATATCCATCGACGACGAAGTCGTGAATTTTCTCCCGCCTCGTGACCGGGATATCGCGATGGTGTTCCAGAACTACGCACTGTATCCGCACCTCAGCGTGCGTGAAAACCTCGCGTTCGGGCTCAAGCGTTCGACGACGCTCGATAAAGGGGAAATTAACCGACGCGTAGAGGAGACGGCCGATCTGCTTGGCATCCCGGAACTCCTCGACAATAAACCTCGTCAGCTGTCCGGCGGACAGAAACAACGCGTGGCGACGGGACGCGCTATCGTCCGCGAACCCGAGGTGTTTCTCTTCGACGAACCGCTGTCGAACCTCGACGCCAAGCTCCGCAAACATATGCGGACAGAACTCAACCGCATCCAGCAGGAACTCGGGACGACCACCATCTACGTCACGCACGACCAAGAGGAGGCGATGACGATGTCGGACCGAATCGCCATCCTGAACCACGGTGAGCTCCAACAGGTGGGCAGCCCACGGGAGGTATACAACGACCCTACGAACCTGTTTGTGGCCCAGTTCATCGGGAGTCCGAGCATGAACATCTTCAACGGAATCGTCGAGGACCGACAAGGTGTCTCCCGGTTCACGGGCCAGATCGACCACGTCTTATCGGACGATATCGCCGGGAAGGCCGAACGCACCGCCTCGAACCGATTCGTCCTCGGCATCCGACCGGAAGACCTCGAACTGTGCGAATCGTCCCATCGGAACGCGAGTGCGGTCACCGTCGAGCTGGTCGAACCGCTCGGCAGGGACAACCTTCTGTACTTTGAGCCGTCGGCGATGGAGGCGGACGTGGACGAAGAACGGGAATACGTGATGTTCGTTCCGCCCGACGTGAATCCCGATGTCGGCGATGAGGTGCACATCACCTTCGAAGTTGACGACATTCACCTGTTTGACGAGGAGACGGGCGACAACCTCCTTGTCGAGGGGCGGACGCAGCGGGAAGATCCACCGGTTCGATAG
- a CDS encoding TCP-1/cpn60 chaperonin family protein produces MEQSPTSPSGQISGYTHFDRSETSEIIRTAAEEMGSLVRSTLGPSGLDKLVVRRQQDDEIRGLASNDGISIIEEFEGETNHPVAQHFIETAEAQEDNFGDGTTTTILLTSELITAGLDLVAEGVSPTTVIEGFSIAAQRTLEVWDDSSVSLASSSGASLDRDLLRNVAITGMTNGSTKSWSLHGLADPVVEAVLRVSNPQTGSVDLSFVRTEAMPGGGVADSSLVPGAFLPQEPYWGTSELPVEGSALLVGGDVAPRDQAFQGNVTADTDRLDGVRTVDTRRFDDIVAAICRRARLPSSRAGIFTAISPKSWVAVACSRCRT; encoded by the coding sequence ATGGAGCAATCACCTACTTCCCCATCCGGTCAGATCTCCGGATACACTCATTTCGACCGGTCCGAAACGAGCGAAATCATCAGAACCGCGGCCGAGGAGATGGGGAGCCTCGTCCGAAGCACGCTCGGACCGTCTGGCCTCGACAAACTCGTCGTTCGCCGACAGCAAGACGACGAGATTCGCGGACTCGCGAGCAACGATGGGATTTCCATCATCGAGGAGTTCGAGGGGGAGACGAACCATCCGGTCGCACAACATTTCATCGAAACGGCGGAGGCACAGGAGGACAACTTCGGGGACGGGACGACGACCACGATACTGCTGACGAGCGAACTGATCACTGCCGGACTCGACCTCGTCGCCGAGGGTGTTTCCCCGACGACCGTCATCGAGGGGTTCTCCATCGCCGCCCAGCGGACGCTCGAAGTCTGGGATGACTCCAGCGTCTCATTAGCGTCGTCAAGCGGTGCATCGCTCGACCGCGATCTCCTTCGGAACGTGGCGATAACCGGGATGACGAACGGGAGTACGAAATCCTGGTCGCTGCACGGCCTCGCCGATCCCGTCGTGGAAGCTGTCCTCCGTGTGTCGAACCCGCAAACGGGTTCGGTGGACCTCTCGTTCGTCCGAACGGAGGCGATGCCGGGCGGGGGTGTTGCCGATTCGTCCCTCGTGCCCGGTGCATTCCTTCCCCAGGAACCGTACTGGGGAACCAGCGAACTGCCGGTCGAGGGATCGGCGCTGCTGGTCGGCGGTGACGTGGCACCCAGAGATCAGGCGTTTCAAGGCAACGTAACGGCGGACACGGATAGACTCGACGGTGTACGGACCGTAGACACACGTCGGTTCGACGACATCGTGGCCGCGATTTGCCGACGGGCGCGGTTGCCGTCTTCGCGAGCGGGGATATTCACCGCGATATCGCCCAAGAGCTGGGTAGCCGTGGCGTGCTCACGGTGCAGAACGTGA
- a CDS encoding Gfo/Idh/MocA family protein, which yields MKAITSAFVGTGPDPETQNNQGFAMAYRHAAAYDHAGAELVACADIVEPNAKAFAEYWDIEADGVFEEYLDMVTAVEPDIVSVCTPPPTHADIVTDIARSDAVQAIHCEKPMDRTWSNVERMVEVCDEEDVKLTFNHQRRFGRGYRRAKELLDAGEIGDLQRVECAAPNIYDYGSHSVDLCNYFNDEGRAEWVISQLDYRDEDLWFGAHNENQTLTSWRYENGVYGLATTGIGADLVNCHNRLVGSEGTVEIGHGFPNNETDDQILRIKRDGDDEWEHVDCDDEGLHGLDSREFGRVFIDRAIADVVEAVENDTTSELNAKNALKATEIIFGAWESSRRHGRVELPLDIEDNPLDALIQEGTLTPEPAED from the coding sequence ATGAAAGCAATTACTAGCGCGTTCGTCGGAACCGGACCGGACCCGGAGACACAGAACAACCAAGGATTTGCGATGGCGTATCGTCACGCCGCGGCGTACGACCACGCGGGAGCGGAGCTGGTCGCCTGTGCCGACATCGTCGAACCCAACGCAAAAGCGTTCGCCGAGTACTGGGATATCGAAGCGGACGGTGTGTTCGAAGAGTATCTCGACATGGTCACCGCGGTCGAACCCGACATTGTTAGTGTCTGTACGCCCCCACCAACGCACGCCGACATCGTGACCGACATCGCACGGAGCGATGCGGTACAGGCAATACACTGCGAGAAACCCATGGATCGGACGTGGTCGAACGTCGAGCGAATGGTAGAGGTGTGTGACGAGGAGGACGTCAAATTGACGTTCAATCACCAACGCCGCTTTGGCCGAGGATATCGAAGGGCCAAGGAATTGCTCGATGCAGGCGAAATCGGAGATCTCCAACGGGTCGAGTGCGCGGCTCCCAACATCTACGACTACGGGTCCCACTCGGTGGACCTCTGTAACTACTTCAACGACGAGGGGAGGGCCGAGTGGGTCATCTCCCAACTCGACTACCGAGACGAAGACCTGTGGTTCGGTGCTCACAACGAGAACCAGACGCTCACCTCTTGGAGATACGAGAACGGCGTCTACGGACTCGCGACGACCGGAATCGGAGCGGATCTGGTCAACTGTCATAACCGCCTTGTGGGCAGCGAGGGCACCGTCGAAATCGGACACGGCTTCCCGAACAACGAAACCGACGACCAGATCCTCCGCATCAAGCGCGACGGGGACGACGAGTGGGAACACGTCGACTGTGACGACGAGGGTCTCCACGGCCTCGATTCCCGGGAGTTCGGTCGAGTCTTCATCGACCGTGCGATAGCCGACGTCGTCGAAGCGGTCGAGAACGATACCACCTCCGAACTGAACGCGAAGAACGCGCTCAAGGCGACGGAAATCATCTTCGGCGCGTGGGAATCGTCACGACGACACGGCCGCGTCGAGTTGCCGCTCGACATCGAGGACAACCCACTCGATGCGCTGATCCAAGAAGGAACGCTCACTCCGGAACCGGCCGAGGATTGA
- a CDS encoding beta-galactosidase, with product MSIGVCYFPEHWPRERWATDVEQMAEAGIEYVRMGEFSWSRLEPRPGELDFEWLETAVDLVHEHGMKAVLCTPTATPPKWLVDKHPDILQEEPDGDARHFGSRRHYCFNSETYREQTDRIVTVLAEHFADHPAVVGWQTDNEYGCHDTIRCYCDDCATAFRTWLREKYGGIDTLNESWGTTFWSQHHTDFEEIDPPRHTVTDHHPGRVLDYHRFASASVVSYNRSQADRLREANDDWFVTHNFMFDFGQLDPYDVGDDLDFAAWDSYPTGFPQIAGDDPADADELRVGNPDQIGFNHDRYRCAAPGNFWVMEQQPGSINWPPETTQPAEGAMRLWAHHAVAHGADVVSYFRWRRCLEGQEQYHAGLRKRDGTADRGYHDATTAAAELADLDQGSVTAPVALVLDYESLWALDEQAMSPDFDYWNHLHTYYHALRGRGVQVDVLPTGADFEDYDAVLAPSLHLVGDEVVSTFRRYVESGGHLLFTIRSGEKDLHNKLHATRPPGPLADLAGVRVDQHESVPADSSDACLSYRGERYGYRTWAEWIDANDAKIVGQYATGIGEGRTAITVREVEPGSVAYVGIWPDDNLADALVSDVLTRANVIHAANPLPDHVRVAYRGDLTWVFNYGSEPIDVDVGDAVIQLGEETVPGYDLLVVEGTPANVSVEK from the coding sequence ATGTCGATAGGCGTGTGTTATTTTCCGGAACACTGGCCCCGCGAACGGTGGGCCACCGATGTCGAGCAGATGGCCGAGGCGGGAATCGAATACGTCCGCATGGGCGAGTTCTCCTGGTCGAGACTCGAACCGCGACCCGGCGAACTTGACTTCGAGTGGCTCGAAACCGCGGTCGATCTCGTGCACGAGCATGGAATGAAAGCGGTACTATGTACCCCCACGGCGACGCCACCCAAATGGTTGGTCGACAAGCACCCGGACATCCTTCAGGAGGAACCGGACGGGGATGCTCGCCATTTCGGCAGTCGGCGACACTACTGCTTCAACTCGGAGACTTATCGAGAGCAGACCGACCGCATCGTTACCGTCCTCGCCGAACACTTCGCCGACCATCCAGCAGTCGTCGGTTGGCAGACTGACAACGAGTACGGCTGCCACGACACCATCCGGTGTTACTGCGACGACTGTGCGACGGCCTTTCGGACTTGGCTGCGTGAGAAGTACGGCGGTATCGACACGCTGAACGAGTCGTGGGGGACGACGTTCTGGAGCCAGCATCACACTGATTTCGAAGAGATCGATCCGCCGCGCCACACGGTCACCGATCACCATCCGGGACGGGTGCTCGACTACCACCGCTTCGCGAGCGCGAGCGTCGTATCCTACAACCGATCGCAAGCGGATCGACTTCGGGAGGCGAACGACGACTGGTTCGTTACCCACAACTTCATGTTCGACTTCGGCCAGTTAGACCCCTACGACGTCGGCGACGATCTCGACTTCGCCGCATGGGATTCATATCCAACTGGATTCCCCCAAATCGCCGGCGACGACCCGGCCGATGCGGACGAACTTCGGGTCGGAAACCCGGACCAGATCGGATTCAATCACGACCGCTATCGCTGCGCCGCGCCTGGGAACTTCTGGGTGATGGAGCAGCAACCGGGGTCGATCAATTGGCCGCCCGAGACCACCCAGCCGGCAGAGGGTGCGATGCGTCTCTGGGCACACCACGCGGTCGCTCACGGTGCCGATGTCGTCTCCTACTTCAGGTGGCGACGGTGTCTGGAGGGACAGGAGCAGTATCACGCCGGGCTTCGAAAGCGGGACGGGACCGCCGACCGCGGATATCACGACGCGACGACGGCGGCGGCAGAACTCGCCGATCTCGACCAGGGTTCTGTCACCGCTCCCGTCGCGCTCGTCCTCGACTACGAAAGCCTCTGGGCGCTCGACGAACAGGCGATGTCGCCCGATTTCGACTATTGGAACCACCTCCACACGTACTACCACGCGCTTCGCGGTCGCGGCGTACAAGTCGACGTACTCCCGACTGGCGCCGATTTCGAAGACTACGATGCGGTCCTCGCCCCATCGCTGCACCTCGTCGGAGACGAGGTCGTATCGACCTTCCGACGCTACGTCGAGAGTGGAGGTCACCTGTTGTTCACGATTCGTTCGGGAGAGAAGGACCTGCATAACAAGCTTCATGCCACGCGACCACCGGGACCACTCGCCGACCTCGCGGGTGTTCGCGTCGATCAGCACGAGAGCGTCCCAGCGGACTCGTCCGACGCCTGCCTCTCGTATCGGGGTGAACGGTACGGATATCGAACGTGGGCGGAGTGGATCGACGCCAACGACGCGAAGATCGTAGGGCAGTACGCGACCGGGATTGGCGAAGGCCGTACGGCCATCACTGTGCGTGAAGTCGAACCTGGGTCGGTCGCTTACGTTGGAATCTGGCCGGACGACAACCTCGCGGACGCCCTCGTCTCCGACGTGCTCACGCGGGCCAACGTCATACACGCAGCCAACCCGCTCCCGGATCACGTCCGGGTCGCCTATCGTGGCGATCTGACGTGGGTGTTCAATTACGGCAGCGAACCGATAGACGTCGATGTCGGCGATGCGGTCATTCAGTTAGGCGAGGAGACCGTTCCCGGCTACGATCTGCTCGTGGTCGAGGGGACTCCCGCCAATGTCTCGGTAGAAAAGTAG
- a CDS encoding TCP-1/cpn60 chaperonin family protein — MPTGAVAVFASGDIHRDIAQELGSRGVLTVQNVKDSRIEFLARATGAPVSTPLVSADVVEAEATAPVHIDQRFDQQDESWLAVTATGRNVPEAVSFVVRGGSDSVAREAERRVKDGLNAVRAAVMRPEALPGGGAAEIAAAVALRDFAPSVTGRAQLAVESFADAIETIPLTLARNAGRDALGTVLDLRSRHATESGRAGITSNGVVVDDVIDHGAFDPQLVRTSGFVRAVEFTNSYLRIDGILYNANPGSPVDGASS; from the coding sequence TTGCCGACGGGCGCGGTTGCCGTCTTCGCGAGCGGGGATATTCACCGCGATATCGCCCAAGAGCTGGGTAGCCGTGGCGTGCTCACGGTGCAGAACGTGAAGGATTCGCGCATCGAGTTCCTCGCCCGTGCGACTGGAGCACCGGTATCGACGCCGCTCGTTTCGGCCGACGTGGTGGAAGCCGAAGCGACGGCACCCGTGCACATCGACCAACGGTTCGACCAGCAGGACGAGAGCTGGTTGGCAGTGACGGCGACCGGCCGGAATGTCCCCGAAGCGGTGTCCTTCGTCGTCCGCGGCGGCAGCGACTCCGTCGCCCGCGAAGCCGAGCGGCGGGTCAAGGACGGACTGAACGCCGTTCGCGCGGCGGTGATGCGCCCGGAAGCGCTTCCCGGCGGGGGGGCGGCGGAAATCGCCGCGGCAGTGGCGCTCCGCGACTTCGCACCGAGCGTCACCGGACGGGCACAGCTTGCAGTCGAATCGTTCGCGGACGCGATAGAAACGATACCGCTCACGCTGGCTCGCAACGCCGGTCGCGATGCGCTCGGTACCGTGCTCGACCTCCGGAGCCGTCACGCCACTGAGAGTGGACGAGCAGGGATCACGTCGAACGGAGTCGTCGTCGACGACGTGATTGACCACGGCGCGTTCGACCCGCAACTCGTTCGGACCAGCGGATTCGTTCGTGCCGTCGAGTTCACGAACAGCTATCTCCGCATTGACGGCATCCTCTACAACGCGAACCCCGGCAGTCCGGTCGACGGGGCATCATCGTGA
- a CDS encoding carbohydrate ABC transporter permease, which yields MNEYNGITPPTWVGPAHYVKILSGWPEFWQVLLNTVSWAFGSIIIMLIVGMGFAVLLNREFRGRNVVQGLLLLPWAMPYIAVALNFQWMYNYNLGVFNGLLRLVGLGAIPWIGSSKFALFSAMLGWVWRNFPFFMISFLAAMKAIPDSLYEAALVDGSSRWELFRHITLPYLQPVIIVTTLLMSLWTFNNFTMIFVLTSGGPGMSSMVLPVYVYNNAFLSNSVGLASAIGMVMMFIMLGYGLVYLQLYRQDIGQV from the coding sequence ATGAACGAGTACAACGGAATCACCCCGCCGACGTGGGTCGGCCCGGCACACTACGTGAAGATACTGTCGGGGTGGCCGGAGTTTTGGCAGGTGTTGCTCAACACCGTTTCGTGGGCGTTCGGCTCAATCATCATCATGCTCATCGTCGGGATGGGATTCGCCGTCCTTCTCAACCGCGAATTTCGAGGGCGAAACGTCGTTCAGGGGTTACTTCTGCTACCGTGGGCGATGCCGTACATCGCCGTGGCGCTGAACTTCCAGTGGATGTACAACTACAATCTCGGGGTGTTCAACGGCCTCTTGCGGTTGGTCGGTCTCGGCGCGATTCCGTGGATCGGGAGTTCGAAGTTCGCGTTGTTTTCGGCCATGCTCGGCTGGGTGTGGCGAAACTTCCCGTTCTTTATGATTAGCTTCCTCGCCGCAATGAAGGCGATTCCCGATTCACTGTACGAGGCGGCGCTCGTCGACGGCTCCTCCCGATGGGAGCTGTTCCGTCACATTACGCTTCCATACCTACAGCCGGTTATCATCGTGACGACGCTGCTGATGAGTCTGTGGACGTTCAACAATTTCACCATGATATTCGTGTTGACGAGCGGCGGGCCGGGGATGTCGTCGATGGTGCTCCCGGTATACGTGTACAACAACGCGTTCCTGTCGAACTCCGTCGGATTGGCAAGCGCCATCGGAATGGTCATGATGTTCATCATGCTCGGGTACGGACTGGTATACCTCCAGCTCTACCGGCAGGACATCGGTCAGGTGTGA
- a CDS encoding hydroxypyruvate isomerase family protein — protein sequence MPELSVCVEMVFKGAPFTERISLAAAAGADAVEFWGWRDKDLDAVANACDEHDLNVAAMLGSDVPLTDPTRTSEARRSMRDSIETAAHLGCSTLIITVGQEQADIDYPTQRDAIVDSLESVAPDAADASVTLAVEPLNTAVDHPGYFLESSAEGYDIVDTVGDSNVKLLFDVYHQQITEGNVIANMTSHLDHIGYVHIADVPGRHEPGTGELDYGNILPALAAAGYDGYIGCEFSPEGDDAAAVSDCRAILNG from the coding sequence ATGCCAGAACTATCGGTTTGCGTCGAGATGGTCTTCAAAGGAGCACCGTTTACGGAGCGAATCAGTCTCGCCGCGGCGGCCGGTGCGGACGCGGTGGAGTTCTGGGGATGGCGCGACAAGGACCTCGATGCGGTCGCCAACGCGTGTGACGAACACGACCTGAACGTCGCAGCCATGCTCGGCAGCGACGTCCCGTTGACGGACCCGACCCGAACCTCTGAGGCCCGCAGATCCATGCGCGACTCCATCGAAACGGCCGCACACCTCGGCTGTTCGACCCTCATTATCACCGTTGGACAAGAACAGGCGGATATCGACTACCCAACTCAACGAGATGCTATCGTGGATTCTCTCGAGAGCGTCGCCCCCGACGCCGCCGACGCGAGCGTTACGCTCGCCGTCGAACCGTTGAACACGGCCGTGGATCACCCCGGTTACTTCCTCGAATCGTCGGCGGAAGGATACGACATCGTCGATACGGTCGGCGATTCGAACGTCAAACTCCTCTTCGACGTGTACCATCAGCAGATCACGGAAGGAAATGTCATCGCCAACATGACGAGTCACCTCGACCATATCGGTTACGTCCACATCGCGGACGTTCCCGGTCGACACGAACCCGGAACGGGGGAACTCGACTACGGTAACATCCTCCCCGCGCTCGCCGCTGCGGGGTACGACGGGTACATCGGGTGCGAATTCTCCCCCGAAGGTGACGATGCCGCGGCCGTGAGCGACTGTCGTGCTATCCTGAACGGGTAA
- a CDS encoding carbohydrate ABC transporter permease encodes MSLNNYMTMLNQTTFLTWFINSAIVSLASTLISIVVCIFGAYSIGRLRFRGRKVVATFLLITQMFPYVVIVIPLFLVFRDLGLFNTLTGLVIAYIAFTLPFTTWMLRGFYENLPAQLEEAAMVDGSTRIGAVISVILPLSAPAIATTFIFGWILAWNEFLFALVLINDPTKKTLPPGIGSWIGQNTVNWGLIMAGSTAVSLPLLLLFVFLQRYLVEGLAEGAVKS; translated from the coding sequence GTGAGCCTGAACAACTACATGACGATGCTGAATCAGACGACGTTTCTCACGTGGTTCATCAACAGCGCCATCGTCTCGCTGGCGTCCACGCTCATCAGCATCGTCGTCTGTATCTTCGGAGCATACAGCATTGGACGGTTGCGTTTCCGCGGTCGAAAGGTGGTCGCGACGTTCCTCCTCATCACGCAGATGTTCCCGTACGTAGTCATCGTCATCCCGCTGTTCCTCGTCTTCCGTGACCTCGGGCTGTTCAACACGCTCACAGGCCTCGTCATCGCGTACATCGCCTTCACGTTACCGTTTACTACGTGGATGTTGCGGGGATTCTACGAGAACCTCCCCGCCCAATTAGAAGAAGCGGCGATGGTTGACGGCAGTACCCGCATCGGGGCGGTCATCAGTGTCATTCTCCCGCTGTCCGCGCCCGCCATTGCGACAACGTTCATCTTCGGGTGGATTTTGGCGTGGAACGAGTTTCTCTTCGCGCTCGTGCTCATCAACGACCCGACCAAGAAGACGCTGCCGCCGGGAATCGGTTCATGGATCGGACAGAACACGGTCAACTGGGGGCTCATCATGGCCGGTTCGACGGCCGTCAGTTTGCCGCTCCTCCTGCTATTCGTCTTCCTGCAACGCTACCTCGTCGAGGGACTGGCAGAAGGTGCCGTCAAGTCGTAA